A window from Flammeovirgaceae bacterium encodes these proteins:
- a CDS encoding pyridoxamine 5'-phosphate oxidase family protein, whose translation MNDNQIINVLQAQVVGRLACHADKLYVVPITYAYKDGYIYCHSKDGMKIKMMNKNPQVCFQVDQIENMNSWRSVILWGEYERLDKDREQELARQILNDRIGPLSTGETVVPRIRQDVPHSFRIKIKEQSGRFEKP comes from the coding sequence ATGAACGATAACCAAATCATCAATGTGCTCCAGGCCCAGGTGGTTGGCCGGCTGGCTTGCCATGCAGACAAGCTATACGTGGTACCGATTACCTACGCCTACAAGGACGGCTATATCTATTGCCATTCCAAAGACGGAATGAAAATCAAAATGATGAACAAAAACCCCCAGGTGTGCTTTCAGGTAGATCAAATTGAAAACATGAACAGTTGGCGGTCCGTGATCTTATGGGGCGAGTATGAGAGGCTTGACAAAGACCGGGAGCAGGAATTGGCGAGGCAAATCCTTAATGACCGGATAGGCCCCCTTTCTACCGGGGAAACCGTGGTTCCACGTATCCGCCAGGATGTTCCCCACTCCTTCCGGATTAAGATAAAAGAGCAAAGCGGAAGGTTCGAAAAACCATGA
- a CDS encoding ferredoxin, translating to MPKIIYYRKKCIGCGICHERHPGQWRMSRKDGKANLIGSVVNKETHMKVVSASPTLAQLIANSCPAKAIRVLS from the coding sequence ATGCCTAAAATCATCTATTATAGGAAAAAGTGCATTGGCTGTGGCATTTGCCATGAACGCCATCCCGGCCAGTGGCGCATGTCCAGAAAGGACGGCAAGGCAAACTTGATAGGCTCGGTGGTAAACAAAGAAACCCATATGAAGGTGGTCTCGGCCTCCCCCACCTTGGCCCAGTTGATAGCAAATTCCTGCCCTGCGAAGGCCATCAGGGTGCTGTCCTAG
- a CDS encoding U32 family peptidase, which produces MKQSRENVTVLAPAGSFEALTAAIQAGAGAVYFGVEQLNMRSRSAHYFTIEDMGPIARQCRQQGVRAYLTLNTVLYDYDMQLMRKIVMSAREAGIDAIIASDHAAMAYAKSVGMPLHISTQANVSNIETVGFFSTFADVIVLARELSLGQVSEITREIARRNIKGPSGNLVKVEVFVHGALCMAVSGKCYLSLHSHFASANRGACLQNCRRPYVVTDKEEGIEFEVDNEYIMSAKDLCTIDILDQVLEAGVSVLKIEGRGRSADYVSTVTRCYKEAVGAIGAGQYTQEKIEYWKQELSKVYNRGFWEGYYLGRKLGEWANQPGSVATEKKVYIGKGNRYYPKIGVGEFVLETGAITTGDTLMVIGRTEGVRKEKVKGFRVNGEEATQAKKGDVISLPWATRVLKDDKLYKVIQGTDA; this is translated from the coding sequence ATGAAACAAAGTAGGGAAAATGTAACGGTCCTGGCCCCGGCCGGCTCTTTCGAAGCCTTGACGGCCGCCATACAGGCAGGCGCAGGCGCGGTTTATTTTGGCGTGGAACAGTTGAACATGCGGTCCCGGTCTGCCCACTATTTTACGATCGAAGACATGGGGCCGATAGCCCGCCAGTGCCGGCAGCAGGGGGTCAGGGCCTACCTTACTTTGAACACGGTATTGTACGATTACGACATGCAGTTAATGAGGAAAATTGTGATGTCGGCCAGGGAAGCGGGCATTGATGCCATTATCGCCTCCGACCATGCGGCCATGGCCTATGCCAAGTCGGTAGGCATGCCCCTTCACATTTCCACCCAGGCCAATGTAAGCAATATTGAAACGGTGGGTTTTTTTTCAACCTTTGCGGACGTGATTGTGCTGGCCCGGGAATTAAGCCTTGGTCAGGTGTCGGAAATAACACGGGAGATAGCACGCAGGAACATCAAAGGGCCATCTGGGAACCTGGTGAAGGTGGAGGTGTTTGTGCACGGGGCATTGTGCATGGCCGTATCGGGAAAATGTTATTTGAGCCTGCACTCCCATTTTGCCTCGGCCAACAGGGGTGCCTGCCTGCAAAATTGCCGGAGGCCTTATGTGGTAACGGACAAAGAAGAAGGCATTGAATTTGAAGTCGACAATGAATACATCATGAGCGCCAAGGACTTGTGCACCATCGATATATTGGACCAGGTGCTGGAGGCTGGCGTTTCCGTGTTGAAAATAGAAGGGAGGGGCAGGTCGGCAGACTATGTTAGCACGGTGACCAGGTGCTACAAAGAAGCAGTCGGTGCAATCGGTGCGGGACAGTACACCCAGGAAAAAATTGAATACTGGAAACAGGAATTGTCCAAAGTGTATAACCGGGGTTTTTGGGAGGGCTATTACCTGGGCCGGAAACTGGGCGAATGGGCCAACCAACCGGGCTCCGTGGCCACGGAGAAAAAAGTTTATATCGGAAAGGGAAACCGGTACTACCCTAAAATTGGCGTGGGGGAGTTTGTGCTGGAAACAGGGGCCATAACCACCGGGGATACTTTGATGGTAATAGGGCGAACTGAAGGCGTGCGAAAAGAAAAAGTGAAGGGGTTTCGCGTAAACGGTGAGGAAGCAACACAAGCAAAAAAGGGCGATGTCATTTCATTGCCCTGGGCAACCAGGGTATTGAAAGACGATAAGCTGTATAAAGTAATCCAGGGCACAGATGCCTAA
- a CDS encoding COX15/CtaA family protein — MSKQDNYIRLWLWAGIVLIALMVVVGGITRLTGSGLSIVEWNVISGTIPPLTDAQWQHAFDQYKQFPQYKKMNYGMDMAGFKQIFFWEYLHRLLGRFIGFVFIVPFLVFYFGRKLSKPLMKKVLVIFALGALQGFMGWYMVKSGLNDNPHVSHFRLAMHQGLALLLIVSIWWALLEPDGRKAAGKDSRPPLLLPAIVSVVLLSLQIILGAFVAGLKAGFSYTNFPFMGDSFFPPKFVVEVQPYLYNGVMLQFTHRWLAFVVLLSFFWILKISRPYREVRKYATWLVVVASLQVVLGITTLVLHVPIALGVAHQFLAIALLMIMVRIIHAVKYPENAGGEGHEVPAREALHHGQA; from the coding sequence ATGTCGAAGCAAGATAATTATATAAGGCTATGGCTGTGGGCAGGCATCGTGCTCATCGCCTTGATGGTGGTAGTGGGCGGTATTACCCGTTTAACGGGTTCGGGATTGTCGATTGTGGAGTGGAACGTAATCTCCGGGACCATACCGCCCCTAACTGACGCCCAATGGCAACATGCCTTTGACCAGTACAAGCAATTCCCTCAATATAAAAAGATGAACTATGGGATGGACATGGCGGGGTTCAAGCAGATATTCTTTTGGGAGTACCTCCATCGGTTATTGGGCCGTTTTATTGGCTTTGTCTTTATCGTGCCCTTTTTGGTTTTTTATTTTGGCCGAAAGCTCTCCAAGCCATTGATGAAGAAGGTATTGGTGATTTTTGCGCTTGGTGCATTACAGGGTTTTATGGGATGGTACATGGTAAAAAGCGGGTTAAACGACAACCCACACGTCAGCCATTTTAGGCTGGCCATGCACCAGGGGCTGGCCTTGCTGCTCATTGTATCTATATGGTGGGCCCTACTGGAACCAGATGGCAGGAAGGCCGCGGGAAAGGACAGCCGCCCCCCGTTGCTCTTGCCAGCTATTGTTTCCGTGGTGCTCCTCTCCCTTCAAATAATTTTGGGCGCGTTTGTAGCAGGGCTTAAGGCTGGGTTTTCGTATACGAATTTCCCATTTATGGGCGATTCTTTTTTTCCGCCCAAGTTCGTTGTGGAAGTGCAGCCGTACCTTTACAATGGGGTGATGTTACAGTTTACCCATAGGTGGCTGGCCTTCGTTGTCCTTTTGTCCTTCTTTTGGATACTGAAAATTTCGAGGCCTTACCGGGAAGTAAGGAAATATGCCACCTGGCTTGTGGTGGTGGCCAGCCTGCAGGTAGTGCTGGGGATTACCACACTGGTGCTCCACGTGCCTATTGCACTGGGCGTTGCCCATCAGTTTTTGGCCATAGCCTTGCTCATGATAATGGTCAGGATCATACATGCCGTCAAATACCCGGAAAATGCCGGTGGGGAAGGCCATGAAGTGCCTGCACGGGAAGCGTTGCACCATGGCCAGGCGTAG
- a CDS encoding acyl-CoA thioesterase produces the protein MGKPRSPNFSKTLKTEVVCPNDTNPMGILQGGRLVQWMDIAAAVCAQTHAGKICVTASIDTVGFKRPAYVGDIVTIEARITRAFTTSMEIMVSAWSKNVFRTKRHLISESYFTFVAIDENGNVSPVDPVRPSTPVDQAHYNEALKRRGKNNRPKGK, from the coding sequence GTGGGAAAGCCGCGCTCGCCCAATTTTTCCAAAACGCTAAAGACGGAAGTGGTATGCCCCAACGATACCAACCCTATGGGCATATTGCAGGGTGGGCGCTTGGTGCAGTGGATGGACATCGCAGCGGCCGTATGCGCCCAAACCCACGCAGGAAAAATTTGCGTCACCGCTTCCATCGATACGGTGGGCTTTAAACGGCCTGCTTATGTGGGGGATATCGTCACTATTGAGGCAAGGATCACCCGCGCGTTTACCACCTCAATGGAGATCATGGTTTCTGCCTGGTCAAAAAACGTTTTTCGCACCAAGAGGCACTTGATCAGCGAGTCGTACTTTACATTTGTGGCCATAGATGAAAATGGCAATGTATCGCCCGTTGATCCGGTAAGGCCGTCCACGCCTGTGGACCAGGCCCATTATAACGAGGCCTTGAAAAGGAGGGGAAAAAATAACCGGCCAAAAGGAAAATAG
- a CDS encoding putative zinc-binding protein, whose protein sequence is MDGEKPLVYSCSGCSSAAQMANYLAIKLDRAGLAEMSCIAGVGGNVKNLVRTAKSGRKLIAIDGCPLACVKACLGNHGLQPNWHIELKGMGVAKKQGEDFDKEEADGILSAIAGEVGERFSVPADKELA, encoded by the coding sequence ATGGATGGTGAAAAACCCCTGGTATATTCTTGCTCCGGATGCTCAAGTGCGGCACAAATGGCCAATTACCTGGCAATAAAGCTGGACCGTGCCGGCCTAGCGGAAATGTCTTGCATTGCGGGCGTGGGCGGGAACGTAAAGAACCTGGTCCGAACGGCCAAATCCGGACGAAAATTGATAGCCATTGACGGGTGCCCGCTGGCGTGCGTCAAAGCCTGCCTGGGCAACCATGGCCTGCAACCTAACTGGCACATTGAATTAAAGGGGATGGGCGTGGCCAAGAAGCAGGGGGAGGACTTTGACAAGGAAGAGGCGGACGGCATCCTTTCCGCAATAGCCGGGGAAGTGGGGGAGAGGTTTTCGGTACCTGCCGATAAAGAACTGGCCTAA
- the ric gene encoding iron-sulfur cluster repair di-iron protein, with protein sequence MQSLDVTQIDTQRKHLAIFDRFDALPHGEGFIIDNDHDPKPLYNQLLAERGQTFDWEYVQKGPERWKVRLSKSKTRAIPTIGELVSGDFRKAEVFEKFGIDFCCGGKKTVAEACAKMGLDANVVSRELRKVENRPNRSVHDFSTWNAGLLMEYIINNHHQYVARSLPFLSVISAKVAHVHGGLHPEAVDIANHFEALEFELETHLQKEEKVLFPYIREMLEAKQNGSTLTPPPFGTLAHLIAMVGKEHETLMGIMAAIARQSNGYKPPSDGCTSYRILFAKLQEFQLDLHQHLHLENNILFPKALKLEKELRKRRKP encoded by the coding sequence ATGCAATCCCTGGACGTGACACAAATCGACACCCAACGCAAGCACCTCGCCATTTTCGATCGCTTTGATGCCCTACCGCACGGGGAAGGGTTTATTATCGACAACGACCACGACCCAAAACCGCTCTATAATCAATTGCTGGCAGAACGCGGGCAAACATTCGATTGGGAGTACGTACAAAAAGGCCCGGAACGATGGAAGGTGAGGCTTTCAAAATCAAAAACAAGGGCCATTCCCACCATCGGGGAGTTGGTGTCCGGGGATTTCCGAAAGGCGGAGGTTTTTGAAAAATTTGGAATTGATTTTTGCTGTGGTGGCAAGAAAACCGTGGCCGAGGCCTGCGCCAAAATGGGGCTGGATGCCAACGTGGTATCGCGCGAACTGCGTAAAGTGGAAAACCGGCCAAACCGCAGTGTGCACGATTTTAGCACCTGGAACGCAGGCCTTCTAATGGAATACATCATCAACAACCACCACCAGTATGTGGCGCGCTCCCTGCCCTTTCTCTCCGTTATAAGCGCCAAAGTGGCCCACGTGCATGGGGGCCTCCACCCGGAGGCCGTGGACATTGCCAACCATTTCGAGGCACTGGAGTTTGAACTGGAAACACACCTGCAAAAGGAGGAAAAAGTTTTGTTCCCTTACATCAGGGAAATGTTGGAAGCCAAACAAAACGGCTCAACGCTTACGCCACCACCCTTTGGCACCCTAGCCCACCTCATTGCCATGGTGGGGAAAGAACACGAGACGCTAATGGGCATCATGGCGGCCATCGCCCGGCAAAGCAACGGGTACAAGCCACCCTCTGATGGATGTACTTCCTACCGGATATTGTTTGCCAAACTGCAGGAATTTCAACTAGACTTGCACCAACACCTCCACCTTGAAAACAACATCTTGTTCCCCAAGGCATTGAAGCTGGAAAAAGAACTTCGAAAAAGAAGGAAACCCTAA
- a CDS encoding hemerythrin domain-containing protein, protein MIDLKKINSNDPLKRMVEKDTGTDELSPMDPPEAYDLPISDAIPYGEMDPVLQKLIDEHEKIKGELDVFEKSLIAFKANGWKADAEIDKNFSKFFSFMDDQLVKHQLKEEKVLFPLLQQRLLEKKEHSTGSFPKSAIDMLEDDHLKISQHMTLMFNFNALAARLPDVPSRAITFDVATEQGFALIELLKLHIFREENIIFPKANQYITKDEFGAMQKQFDLYALY, encoded by the coding sequence ATGATCGATTTAAAGAAAATAAACAGCAATGACCCCCTGAAAAGGATGGTGGAAAAGGACACGGGCACGGATGAACTTTCACCCATGGACCCCCCTGAAGCGTATGACCTTCCTATCTCCGATGCCATTCCATATGGGGAAATGGATCCTGTGCTCCAAAAATTGATAGACGAACATGAAAAAATCAAAGGGGAACTGGATGTGTTTGAGAAATCATTGATTGCCTTCAAGGCCAATGGCTGGAAGGCAGATGCGGAAATAGACAAAAATTTTTCAAAATTTTTTTCTTTTATGGACGACCAGTTGGTAAAGCACCAGTTGAAAGAAGAGAAGGTATTGTTCCCGCTCCTCCAGCAACGGCTTCTTGAAAAGAAGGAGCACAGCACCGGCAGTTTTCCAAAATCCGCAATCGACATGCTGGAAGATGACCACCTGAAGATAAGCCAGCACATGACGCTCATGTTTAATTTTAATGCCCTTGCCGCGCGTTTACCGGATGTGCCGTCCCGGGCGATAACTTTTGACGTGGCCACGGAGCAGGGTTTTGCTTTGATCGAGTTGTTGAAACTCCATATCTTCCGAGAGGAAAACATTATTTTCCCCAAGGCCAACCAATACATCACCAAAGATGAATTCGGGGCAATGCAAAAACAATTTGATTTGTATGCCTTGTATTAA
- the narI gene encoding respiratory nitrate reductase subunit gamma, with protein sequence MNILNTFLFVILPYLALVIFLIGTIYRYRHVKFQISSLSSGFLEGKKLFWGSVPFHWGIVFLFFGHLIAFLIPQSVLIWNSHPVRLLVLEVAAFAFGLSMLVGLANLIYRRSTNDRIRVVSTWVDYVVEGLLVVQVILGLWVALEYRWGSSWFASSLTPYLWSIFLLEPKIDVVVAMPLVIQLHIVGAYLIVLSFPFSRLMHALVAPLDYIWRPYQRVIWNWNKDKVRSTATKWSVHRPKNN encoded by the coding sequence ATGAATATATTAAATACATTTTTATTCGTCATTCTTCCTTACCTCGCCCTGGTCATATTTTTGATCGGAACTATTTACCGGTACCGTCATGTGAAATTTCAAATCTCTTCGCTTTCCTCAGGGTTCTTGGAAGGAAAGAAATTGTTTTGGGGTTCCGTGCCTTTCCACTGGGGCATTGTTTTCCTTTTCTTCGGCCACCTGATTGCTTTCCTTATCCCGCAAAGCGTGTTGATCTGGAACAGCCATCCTGTAAGGCTATTGGTATTGGAGGTAGCTGCCTTTGCTTTTGGGTTGAGCATGTTGGTGGGCCTGGCAAACCTGATTTACAGGAGGTCTACCAATGACCGTATCCGCGTGGTTTCCACTTGGGTGGACTACGTAGTGGAAGGCCTGCTGGTCGTTCAGGTAATATTGGGGCTTTGGGTAGCATTGGAATACCGATGGGGATCTTCCTGGTTTGCCTCATCGCTGACCCCCTATCTTTGGTCTATTTTTTTGTTGGAGCCCAAGATTGATGTGGTGGTGGCGATGCCCCTTGTCATTCAATTGCATATTGTAGGTGCCTACCTGATTGTGTTGTCATTTCCTTTTTCCCGCTTGATGCACGCCCTGGTGGCCCCCCTGGACTATATCTGGAGGCCTTACCAACGGGTAATCTGGAATTGGAACAAGGACAAAGTAAGGAGCACGGCCACAAAGTGGTCGGTGCATAGGCCAAAGAACAATTAA
- the narH gene encoding nitrate reductase subunit beta has product MDVRSQMSMVFHLDKCIGCHTCSIACKNIWTDRKGAEYMWWNNVETKPGTGYPSKWEDQDIYKGGWEKKNGDISLKGAGKLRGLMNIFHNPHLPVIDDYYEPFTYKYLDLIESPARDDQPTARPVSLITGKPIDIKSGPNWDDDLSGTPDYARKDPNLQSMSPAEQEAMFQLERMAFYYLPRICNHCLNPACVASCPSGAIYKRGEDGIVLINQNVCRAWRMCVTACPYKKSYYNWHTGKSEKCILCYPRIEAGHAPACMHSCVGRIRYLGVVLYDADKIHEAASADENDLVDSQLDILLDPFDPEVIASAKKNGVADSTIKAAQDSPTYKFVKKWGLALPLHPEFRTLPMLFYVPPLLPVMASLKEVDNKAQSEKMDSIAKNWNDNWLYDTSTEELWGTIEQARFPLKYLASLFSAGDEGKVKHVLKKLMAVRIHRRAKTVGDIDEAKVNQVMKDTGLTPEEAEEIYYLTSLAKFDDRFVIPASHREQSIEMLDFTGDEKGSVGFGFKATPARGV; this is encoded by the coding sequence ATGGATGTAAGATCACAAATGTCAATGGTTTTTCACCTCGATAAATGCATCGGGTGCCACACGTGTTCCATTGCCTGCAAGAATATATGGACCGACCGAAAAGGGGCCGAGTATATGTGGTGGAACAATGTTGAAACCAAGCCTGGCACAGGTTATCCTTCCAAGTGGGAGGACCAGGACATATATAAAGGTGGATGGGAAAAGAAAAATGGCGACATCAGCCTGAAAGGCGCAGGCAAATTGAGGGGGTTGATGAATATTTTCCATAACCCACACCTTCCCGTAATTGACGATTACTACGAACCATTTACCTATAAGTACCTGGACTTGATCGAGTCACCGGCCAGGGACGACCAGCCAACGGCCCGGCCTGTTTCTTTAATTACGGGGAAACCCATTGATATAAAGTCAGGCCCCAACTGGGACGATGACCTGAGTGGCACACCGGATTATGCAAGAAAGGACCCCAACCTTCAAAGCATGTCCCCGGCCGAGCAGGAGGCAATGTTCCAATTGGAGCGCATGGCTTTTTATTACCTGCCGCGCATTTGCAACCACTGCCTTAACCCTGCTTGCGTGGCCTCCTGTCCTTCGGGGGCGATCTATAAAAGGGGCGAAGACGGTATCGTCTTGATCAACCAGAACGTGTGCAGGGCCTGGAGGATGTGCGTAACGGCCTGCCCTTATAAAAAGTCGTACTACAATTGGCATACGGGAAAATCCGAAAAGTGCATTCTCTGCTATCCGCGGATTGAGGCAGGACATGCCCCGGCCTGCATGCACTCTTGTGTGGGCCGTATCCGCTACCTGGGCGTGGTGTTGTACGATGCCGACAAGATACACGAAGCGGCTTCTGCGGACGAAAACGATTTGGTGGACAGCCAACTGGACATCCTCCTCGACCCGTTCGATCCTGAGGTAATTGCTTCGGCCAAGAAAAATGGCGTGGCGGATTCCACGATCAAGGCCGCACAGGATTCGCCTACCTACAAGTTTGTGAAAAAATGGGGGTTGGCCCTTCCGCTCCATCCTGAATTCAGGACCCTTCCAATGTTGTTTTATGTGCCGCCCTTACTGCCGGTGATGGCTTCGCTGAAGGAGGTGGACAATAAGGCACAGTCCGAAAAAATGGATTCCATTGCAAAGAATTGGAACGACAACTGGCTCTACGACACCAGCACGGAAGAACTGTGGGGCACCATAGAGCAGGCACGCTTTCCACTAAAATACCTCGCCAGCCTTTTCAGTGCGGGGGATGAAGGAAAAGTGAAGCATGTCCTCAAAAAATTGATGGCCGTGCGGATACACAGGAGGGCCAAGACCGTTGGCGACATTGACGAAGCAAAAGTAAACCAGGTGATGAAGGACACAGGGCTGACCCCTGAGGAGGCAGAGGAAATTTACTACCTGACATCCCTGGCAAAATTCGATGACCGTTTTGTGATACCCGCCTCCCATAGGGAGCAATCCATTGAGATGTTGGATTTCACCGGTGATGAGAAAGGGTCTGTTGGGTTTGGGTTTAAAGCCACCCCTGCCAGGGGGGTATAA